One genomic region from Pecten maximus chromosome 5, xPecMax1.1, whole genome shotgun sequence encodes:
- the LOC117328053 gene encoding xylan 1,4-beta-xylosidase-like, translating to MSHQESLGKYRSVCVLVLCWIGSTLSVDYPFRNTSLPWDTRVDDLVGRLTLQEIMVQMSKGGSGPKGGPAPPIGRLGIGTYSWNTECLRGDGSSGNATSFPQALGLAATFST from the exons ATGTCGCACCAGGAGTCCCTCGGTAAATACAGATCAGTGTGTGTATTGGTACTGTGCTGGATTGGCTCCACACTGTCTGTCGATTATCCGTTCCGGAACACCTCGTTACCATGGGATACACGAGTTGACGACTTGGTTGGACGTTTGACACTACAGGAGATAATGGTACAGATGAGTAAAGGTGGATCAGGGCCCAAAGGAGGACCAGCTCCACCAATAGGTCGGCTGGGTATAGGCACATATAGTTGGAATACGGAATGCCTACGAGGAGACGGAAGCTCCGGGAACGCAACATCCTTCCCACAAGCCCTAGGACTGGCCGCTACTTTCAG CACCTGA